In a genomic window of Anser cygnoides isolate HZ-2024a breed goose chromosome 26, Taihu_goose_T2T_genome, whole genome shotgun sequence:
- the TMEM230 gene encoding transmembrane protein 230, whose translation MMSSRMNLSAGIPSSKVKYSKLSSTDDGYIDLQFKKSPPKIPYKAIALAVVLFMIGTFLIIIGALLLAGYISKGGTDRAIPVLIIGILVFLPGFYHLRIAYYASKGYRGYSYDDIPDFDD comes from the exons ATGATGTCATCAAGAATGAATCTGTCTGCTGGCATTCCCAGTAGTAAAGTCAAGTATTCTAAGCTTTCCAGTACTGATGACGGATATATTGACCTGCAG TTCAAGAAGAGCCCACCAAAAATTCCCTACAAGGCAATTGCACTTGCTGTCGTGCTCTTCATGATTGGGACCTTTCTCATTATCATAGGAGCCCTCCTCTTGGCAGGGTACATCAGCAAAGGT GGAACGGACCGTGCTATCCCCGTGCTCATCATCGGGATCCTTGTATTTCTCCCAGGCTTCTACCACCTGCGCATTGCATATTACGCTTCCAAAGGCTACCGGGGCTATTCCTATGATGATATCCCAGATTTTGATGACTGA